One genomic region from Natrinema sp. DC36 encodes:
- a CDS encoding universal stress protein encodes MTNQTTRGSILVPIANPETADQLISTAADIATDTGRPLELLTVIRVPEQVPLSEGERLVDDEREVLDYAADIVNDQAIEVTSRIRFARSIASGILSIAEEEDIETILMGWRGRPRRRDIILGSHLDQVLRKAPCDVLVKRMDGDEELQRILLPVAGGPNTELAATVAGSLARVHDAEVHVIVVNSPNETATARDKKQTMLARVIAGFTGVPVITQEIVESDSVGDTIVNQSEDVDLVVLGATSEDLFGRSVIGSLPEQVGRQSASSVLMVKEHRNLPSRLVRLTSRLRREILRF; translated from the coding sequence CCCGATAGCGAATCCAGAGACGGCTGACCAACTCATCTCGACAGCTGCAGATATCGCGACTGATACCGGGCGTCCACTCGAACTACTGACGGTGATCAGAGTTCCCGAACAGGTACCGCTTTCTGAAGGTGAGCGACTCGTCGACGATGAGCGTGAGGTTCTCGACTATGCTGCTGATATCGTCAACGATCAGGCTATCGAGGTAACGAGCCGCATTCGATTTGCTCGCTCGATAGCGAGCGGAATCCTCAGCATAGCAGAGGAAGAAGACATTGAAACAATTCTTATGGGATGGCGAGGGCGTCCACGTCGACGGGACATCATCTTAGGATCCCATCTCGATCAAGTGCTCCGAAAAGCACCGTGTGACGTACTCGTTAAACGAATGGACGGCGACGAGGAGCTACAGCGAATTCTACTTCCCGTCGCTGGAGGTCCGAACACCGAATTGGCAGCAACCGTAGCAGGCTCCCTCGCTCGCGTTCACGATGCGGAGGTCCATGTCATCGTCGTCAATTCACCCAACGAGACAGCAACAGCACGTGATAAGAAACAAACGATGTTAGCGCGTGTTATCGCCGGATTCACTGGTGTTCCAGTGATTACTCAGGAAATTGTGGAGAGCGACTCTGTTGGTGATACAATAGTCAATCAATCTGAGGACGTAGATCTCGTTGTTCTCGGGGCGACTTCTGAAGACCTCTTCGGTCGTTCTGTTATCGGATCACTTCCAGAACAGGTGGGGCGACAATCAGCTAGCTCGGTGCTGATGGTTAAAGAGCACCGAAATCTCCCCTCCCGCCTGGTACGGCTCACCTCACGCCTCCGACGCGAAATACTTCGTTTCTAA